The genomic segment CGCGCCATCCGTACCCACCCTCTCGTCGTCCCACGATCACCGTCACCCCCGCTTGCCGTCGCGCCCGTACCGCCCCGTGATCAGGCTCCCCCGTACCTCCAACGGTGCCCGAGGCAACTGCCCCGGCGGCAGGCGCACATGCCACCGGCAGAGGCGCGCCCGCTCACTCCCGGAGCGCTGGGGGCGCAGTGGGTTGCGCGGGTGAGATTCGGCGTACGCGCCCCCGGGCGGCCCGGTCCGGTACGGCGGCAGCAGCAGCAGCAGCCGAACCCATAGCTGGCCTGGTGGGTTCGGCGAGTACGTGGGCGCGTGCGCGGAGAACGTCCGCCTCGTCCTGGTGGCCTACGCCTGCTCCATGGACCTGGCGGTCGATCCGTCAGTCCTGTGACGGCCTAGCCAGCGGTCGTCCTGGAACTCGGCAGGGACTTCGTCCTCCCACGGATCGATCCCGCGGCGTTCCATTTCGTCGAACCATCGGTCCCGCTGTGACTCGGGAAGGCGTCGTCCGCACCAGGGGCAGAAGTCGATGGTGATGCCCGATGTGCCGCCGTCATGGATGATCAGCCCGTACTCCTGGAACTCGGCACGGAATTCGATCAGCGCGTCCGGGCAGTCGTAAGGGTCGTCGTGCTGGTCGCAGCGCACGTTCACGCGGCGGTCCATCTCTTCGCAGCAGTGGTGGGTCATGACGCCTTGTCGATCTCGGCGAACTGGGCGCGGGGCACGCGAAGGCGCGCGACACAAGGTTGCAGATCGGGCATGGGTTCGAGTCTATGGCAGTAAGGGATTACGGGGCGGGGCTGACAAGGTCGCCGACTACGTCCAAGGCCCGATGCCACGGGAACGACGCCGGATCTCCCTGCTTCGGGTAGTGCGACTCGTATCCGTCGGGGCCGTCGAGGAAGACCACGCCCTGGGCGCGGAGATCCGCAACGCTCCGGGCCACAGCCGGCTGGGCCCCCTGCGCGCGGTTGAAGTACGGCATCGCGGCAACCGGCACGCCAAGGTGAACGCCTTCGGACGCCAGTCCCAGAGCGACCGTGTCGGCGATGCCCGCCCCCCACTTGTTGAGGCTGGTACACGACAGCGGGGCGACGAGCATGGCGTCCGCCTTCGGCAACGCGTCGCTCTCGCCCGGCAGTTTGTACTGCGACCGGACCCGGTGACCGGTCAGAGTTTCGAGCTCGCCGAGGCGCAATTCCCACCAGCGTGCCGCCGACGGGGTCAGGATCAAGCAGACGTCCCAGCCGCGTGCCTGCGCCTGTCGCACCCCCTCGTCGATGTACTCGGTGGGGCCGGCAGCGCAGGCAATGAGGTACAGAACTCGCTTCGTCATGCGGGGAGTCCACATCGTGCGGCCAGCGCACGCAACTCCCCGCTGGGGACGGCCGTTGCGCCGACGACATCCTTCACCAGGGCCACGGTGTTCGGCCTGCCCTTGAACTCCTCGGGCGCTAGCCGGGAGGCCGCAACGAGCGACTCTGCAGCGGCCTCCTTCTTCCGCGTCAAGAGCTGAGCGCGTGCCTTCGTGATGAGATACCCGGCCCGGCGCTCGTGCGCCAAGCCCTGCACGGCCCTGTCATCCATGGACTCGGCAGCCTCAAGCGCCGACCACCCATCCTCGAATCGGGCCAGGACATCGATCCGGTGCAGGCTCACGTTCGTCGGTCCGAAGGCTGTCCAGTCGGCATTGAGGTCGGCGCCCTGCTGGTCGGCGGCCTCTGCCGCCTGGTCGACATACTCGACGGCGTCGCGGACGCCGGCAGTCGTCCGCTCCA from the Streptomyces sp. NBC_01335 genome contains:
- a CDS encoding DUF6980 family protein, which encodes MTHHCCEEMDRRVNVRCDQHDDPYDCPDALIEFRAEFQEYGLIIHDGGTSGITIDFCPWCGRRLPESQRDRWFDEMERRGIDPWEDEVPAEFQDDRWLGRHRTDGSTARSMEQA
- a CDS encoding flavoprotein, which produces MTKRVLYLIACAAGPTEYIDEGVRQAQARGWDVCLILTPSAARWWELRLGELETLTGHRVRSQYKLPGESDALPKADAMLVAPLSCTSLNKWGAGIADTVALGLASEGVHLGVPVAAMPYFNRAQGAQPAVARSVADLRAQGVVFLDGPDGYESHYPKQGDPASFPWHRALDVVGDLVSPAP